The Winogradskyella schleiferi genome has a window encoding:
- a CDS encoding FadR/GntR family transcriptional regulator: MKLEILAKADSIDIQNTIISKIKDLINFKNLEPGDKLPSERTLSEKFGVTRSNVRQAIQKLETYGLLDSIPQSGTFVANIGVIAMNGMIDEILSLQEPNFKSLVETRILLELKTVRLASLRRSDEDLTKIKSALDAYSDKVLRGEEAVQEDLLFHLAIAKASGNATLNNFMLLITPEIITNFEKYHVCDKSLARQGIEEHNAIYSAIKNQDPKLAKQKMKDHFTVLYQYCYNVKKSS, encoded by the coding sequence ATGAAATTAGAAATATTAGCAAAAGCAGACAGTATAGATATTCAGAATACAATTATTTCAAAAATTAAGGATCTCATAAATTTCAAAAATCTTGAGCCAGGTGATAAATTACCTTCAGAGCGAACCTTATCCGAAAAATTCGGCGTCACTAGAAGTAATGTCAGACAGGCCATTCAAAAATTAGAAACTTACGGATTATTGGATTCTATTCCTCAAAGCGGAACTTTTGTTGCCAATATCGGCGTTATTGCCATGAATGGAATGATAGATGAAATCTTAAGCCTGCAAGAACCAAACTTTAAATCTTTAGTTGAAACACGAATTCTGTTGGAACTAAAAACAGTACGCTTAGCGTCTCTTAGAAGGTCAGATGAGGATTTAACAAAAATAAAATCAGCCTTGGATGCTTATTCAGATAAAGTACTTAGAGGAGAAGAAGCGGTACAGGAGGATTTATTATTTCACTTAGCGATTGCTAAAGCGAGTGGTAATGCCACATTAAATAATTTCATGCTGTTAATTACACCAGAAATAATTACAAATTTTGAAAAGTACCATGTTTGTGATAAAAGCTTAGCTCGCCAAGGAATTGAAGAGCACAATGCTATATATAGCGCCATAAAGAATCAAGACCCTAAATTGGCAAAGCAAAAAATGAAAGATCACTTTACTGTGTTGTATCAATATTGTTATAATGTTAAAAAATCATCTTAA
- a CDS encoding LacI family DNA-binding transcriptional regulator — protein MANKKRTTLKDIGNVLNISPAAVSKAMNDDSRISDKTKTAVKRVAKDLNYQPNHLASALRKGKSNLVGVIVPRTNSNFFSSVLENMEAVLNKAGYNIIITQSNESFEKECQNIDTLLYTQVDGIIASMANETVDLSHYEKIKANGIPLILFDRGENDLNVDYVGINDYDSSHIIVKHLVEKGCKRIAHIGGFRRTRIFNNRIKGYVDALKKNELPIDDSLIIESSLTLEDGRREMQRLLELANRPDAVYVASDYAALGALQVLNERQIHVPNDIRLVGFGNEPFTSLVSPSITSVAQHSKDIGRLAAEAFLMHASKDEIKQSLNKIILDAELIVRDSSR, from the coding sequence TTGGCGAATAAAAAAAGAACAACATTAAAAGACATCGGAAATGTATTAAACATTTCTCCTGCGGCCGTTTCCAAAGCTATGAACGACGACTCTCGTATCAGTGATAAAACAAAGACAGCCGTTAAACGTGTTGCCAAAGATTTAAACTATCAACCAAACCATTTAGCGAGTGCTCTAAGAAAAGGGAAAAGTAATTTGGTTGGTGTTATTGTACCCAGAACCAACAGTAATTTCTTTTCTTCCGTTTTAGAAAATATGGAAGCTGTGCTTAATAAAGCTGGCTATAATATTATTATTACGCAATCCAATGAATCGTTTGAAAAGGAATGTCAAAATATAGATACTTTATTATACACTCAAGTCGATGGCATAATAGCTTCTATGGCAAACGAAACTGTTGACTTATCCCATTATGAAAAAATTAAGGCGAATGGTATTCCATTAATACTTTTTGATCGCGGTGAGAATGATCTCAATGTTGATTATGTAGGTATCAATGATTATGACAGTAGCCATATTATTGTAAAGCATTTAGTTGAAAAAGGTTGTAAACGTATCGCACATATTGGTGGATTCCGACGAACACGGATTTTTAATAACAGAATAAAAGGTTATGTGGATGCTTTAAAGAAAAACGAATTACCAATAGATGATAGTCTTATTATTGAAAGCTCGTTGACGCTTGAAGATGGCAGAAGAGAAATGCAACGTCTTCTTGAATTGGCAAACAGACCAGATGCTGTTTATGTGGCTAGTGATTATGCCGCTTTAGGTGCATTACAAGTTTTAAATGAGCGCCAAATACATGTCCCAAATGATATTAGATTAGTTGGTTTTGGTAATGAACCTTTCACTTCTTTAGTAAGTCCATCAATTACAAGTGTAGCTCAACACAGTAAAGATATTGGTCGGTTAGCAGCTGAGGCCTTTCTTATGCACGCTTCTAAAGACGAAATTAAACAAAGCCTAAATAAAATAATCTTGGATGCTGAATTGATCGTTAGGGATTCTTCAAGATAA
- a CDS encoding RagB/SusD family nutrient uptake outer membrane protein, whose product MKHIKYLILTLTGLFIVSCDTDEFLNPLPDSAITVDSFFQTDDDVLSGIIGIYDALQGTNENTTTNIGESNRGVQFEHLLTEHRTDNTRNSTLEGSKSDFHRYVVNANNVESEDYYQSMYEVIFRANNILNFINIADQENQASYTAEAKFLRAYAYFKLVRLFGDVPLVTSVIGPTDNEALFTRISSDQIYLQIVEDLQEAVNVLDNSYKGRASRAAAQALLAKVYMTQPSPNYSGAQQLCEAIINSMEYDLLSNYNDVFYSELNDEIIFAIEYQSGVAEESQSFSSEFTSSVRAGREDGQNIVNANLRLDFEMYGGNRTATSITDINGSLPPDENEVAKFFPDGFDSSSNYGDNARNAGNDYIAIRFADVLLMHVESILGAGPLTTSTNNSAALTSFQRVRDRAGLTDVVTAVTKAELLRERRVELAFENQRYFDLKRFGVLDDILSDHSVEMGYTYDPRQALFLPIPQRERNISGGLLGQNPGY is encoded by the coding sequence ATGAAACATATAAAATATTTAATTTTAACATTGACAGGACTCTTTATTGTTTCCTGTGACACTGACGAATTTTTAAATCCATTGCCAGATTCAGCCATTACGGTAGATTCATTTTTTCAAACCGATGATGATGTTTTGTCAGGCATAATAGGAATCTATGATGCGCTTCAAGGGACAAATGAAAATACGACAACTAATATTGGTGAATCTAATAGAGGAGTTCAATTTGAACATTTATTAACGGAGCATCGTACTGATAATACAAGAAATTCAACATTAGAGGGTTCAAAATCTGATTTTCACAGATATGTAGTTAATGCGAACAATGTGGAATCTGAAGACTACTATCAATCCATGTACGAAGTGATTTTTAGAGCGAACAATATCTTAAATTTTATAAATATAGCAGATCAAGAGAATCAAGCAAGTTACACTGCTGAGGCTAAATTTTTAAGAGCTTATGCTTATTTTAAATTGGTTAGGTTGTTTGGAGATGTGCCATTAGTGACATCAGTGATAGGTCCTACAGATAACGAAGCACTTTTCACAAGAATATCTTCAGATCAAATTTATTTACAAATTGTAGAAGATTTGCAAGAAGCAGTTAATGTTTTAGATAATTCATACAAAGGAAGAGCTTCAAGAGCTGCTGCTCAAGCTTTGTTAGCAAAGGTGTATATGACACAACCAAGTCCTAATTACAGTGGGGCACAACAGTTGTGTGAAGCTATTATTAACAGTATGGAATATGATTTATTAAGTAATTATAATGATGTTTTTTATTCAGAATTAAATGATGAAATCATTTTTGCTATAGAATACCAATCAGGAGTTGCAGAAGAAAGTCAAAGTTTTTCATCTGAATTTACCTCTTCGGTTCGTGCAGGTAGAGAAGATGGTCAAAATATAGTAAATGCTAATCTTAGATTAGATTTTGAAATGTATGGTGGAAATAGAACAGCAACTTCTATAACAGATATCAATGGATCGCTTCCACCTGATGAAAACGAAGTAGCTAAATTTTTCCCAGATGGATTTGATAGTAGCTCAAATTATGGAGATAATGCACGTAATGCTGGTAATGATTATATTGCCATACGATTTGCGGATGTACTTTTAATGCACGTAGAATCGATTTTGGGAGCTGGTCCGTTGACGACCTCAACTAATAATTCTGCTGCTTTAACTTCTTTTCAGAGAGTTAGAGACAGAGCGGGTTTAACCGATGTTGTAACTGCTGTTACTAAAGCAGAACTTTTACGTGAAAGACGTGTAGAATTAGCTTTTGAGAATCAACGCTATTTTGACTTAAAGCGATTTGGTGTTCTAGATGATATTTTAAGCGATCATTCTGTAGAAATGGGGTATACCTATGATCCGAGACAGGCTTTATTTCTGCCAATCCCACAAAGAGAAAGAAATATAAGTGGTGGTCTTTTAGGGCAAAACCCAGGTTATTAA
- a CDS encoding SDR family NAD(P)-dependent oxidoreductase: MSNKGKVAVVTGATGGIGFEVAKRLGKDGYTVVLNGIEDSAGADRVKQLTDEGITAEYYGFDVTSDEAVTSNIKKIGDKYGRIDVLVNNAGGLGGRSRFEEMTTEFYRKVMALNLDSVFFASRAAIPYLKKGDHPSIINYTSNAGWTAGGPGAGIYGTSKAGVHAITRALAKDLAEYGIRVNAVSPGTIDTPFHAQIKATKPEVFASWANNIMLGRLGQPEDVAGVISFLASKDAAFITAETIQIGGGQALGI; the protein is encoded by the coding sequence ATGAGTAACAAAGGAAAAGTAGCAGTCGTAACAGGAGCTACAGGAGGAATAGGTTTTGAAGTCGCAAAAAGATTAGGTAAAGATGGCTATACGGTAGTTTTAAACGGTATAGAAGATAGCGCAGGAGCAGATAGAGTAAAACAGTTGACTGATGAAGGTATCACTGCTGAATATTACGGATTTGATGTTACAAGTGATGAAGCTGTGACTTCCAATATTAAAAAAATAGGTGACAAGTATGGTAGAATTGATGTACTGGTAAACAATGCTGGTGGATTAGGTGGCCGATCTCGTTTTGAGGAAATGACAACCGAATTTTACAGAAAAGTAATGGCACTTAACCTTGATTCTGTATTTTTTGCATCAAGAGCCGCTATACCTTATCTTAAAAAAGGAGACCATCCTTCAATTATAAATTATACTTCAAATGCAGGTTGGACTGCAGGTGGACCTGGAGCCGGAATCTATGGAACATCTAAAGCTGGAGTACATGCCATCACTAGAGCCTTGGCGAAAGATTTAGCTGAATATGGAATCAGAGTCAACGCTGTATCGCCAGGTACAATTGATACACCGTTTCATGCACAAATTAAAGCGACAAAACCAGAAGTGTTTGCGTCTTGGGCAAATAATATCATGCTAGGAAGATTAGGTCAGCCAGAGGATGTTGCTGGAGTTATTTCTTTCTTGGCAAGTAAAGATGCCGCATTTATTACAGCTGAAACTATCCAAATTGGAGGTGGACAAGCTTTAGGTATCTAA
- a CDS encoding polysaccharide lyase family 7 protein — MSKVSSKQFLLSVLMIAFLSVNATSQNKGSSVTDSETKVEKKDKKKKKRKKRKKVKLPEIDLSHWKVTLPVTNEEGKPYEIEPPEISNFASVEVAKPYIYIDSTKGAIVFHAMPTSSTTRNTKYSRSELREQMVPGENNVNWTFEQGGTMMAKLAMDEVTRDEDGKYHRVIIMQIHGRLTNEQRDLIGEDDNNAPPILKIYWDKGKIRVKTKILKNLNASDTEILHEDAWDDDEGFNFKQKVDFRKFKLEVQVTDGKMLIILNDSEFKSYESIHIKKWGIFENYFKAGNYFQSRDEGAYAKVRFYELEISH, encoded by the coding sequence ATGAGCAAAGTTTCCTCAAAACAATTTTTATTGTCAGTATTGATGATAGCATTCCTATCTGTTAATGCTACTTCCCAGAACAAGGGAAGTAGTGTTACAGACTCGGAAACTAAAGTTGAAAAAAAGGACAAAAAAAAGAAGAAACGAAAGAAACGGAAAAAAGTAAAACTTCCAGAAATCGACCTCAGTCATTGGAAAGTCACTTTACCGGTAACTAACGAAGAAGGGAAGCCTTACGAAATAGAACCGCCAGAGATTTCAAATTTTGCTAGTGTAGAGGTTGCAAAGCCATATATTTATATAGACTCTACAAAAGGAGCTATAGTCTTTCATGCCATGCCAACCAGTTCCACGACTAGAAACACTAAATATTCAAGGTCAGAGTTAAGAGAGCAAATGGTGCCTGGAGAGAATAATGTAAACTGGACCTTTGAGCAAGGTGGCACCATGATGGCCAAATTGGCCATGGATGAAGTTACTAGGGACGAAGATGGCAAATACCATCGTGTCATCATTATGCAAATCCATGGAAGATTAACCAACGAACAGCGCGATCTTATTGGAGAAGATGATAACAATGCGCCACCAATATTAAAAATCTATTGGGATAAAGGAAAGATTAGGGTTAAGACTAAAATACTGAAAAATTTAAATGCTTCAGATACGGAGATATTGCATGAGGATGCTTGGGATGATGATGAAGGATTTAATTTTAAGCAAAAAGTAGATTTCAGAAAATTCAAATTAGAAGTTCAAGTTACGGACGGAAAAATGCTTATTATTTTAAATGATAGTGAATTTAAATCTTATGAAAGTATCCACATCAAAAAATGGGGCATATTTGAAAATTATTTTAAAGCAGGAAATTACTTTCAATCCAGAGACGAAGGTGCTTACGCTAAAGTGAGGTTTTACGAATTAGAAATCAGTCATTAA
- a CDS encoding MFS transporter — translation MQIGKKINGLRWWVVGLVALAAIINYIDRQAFGALWPDIANDLFPEMDKDGHKAIYGTISTVFILSYAGGQALFGKIFDWIGTRLGFALSIGVWSIATMLHAFAQGMLSFSIFRSILGIAEAGNWPGAAKANAEWFPTTERALAQGIFNSGAAIGGIVAYPIIGLLAVYFDWKAIFIVVAVLGFLWLIPWFYVVKSPPKTHPWLTDDEKKYILSGQRNQDINEDGTYDQGYAPSTGELFSHKESWGVVIASAAIDPIWWLFIVWIPIYLSEVFGMDVKEIAFSAWVPYVGAMIGAIFGGLLAKNRIKAGWTVDKTRKMTITLGCLIMIPCFFLLKAPASAMSAVLIMAVLLFGFQIAIGNIQTLPSDLFSGKIVGTLSGFSGMAAKLGAAGLTYVVAFITTGGNYTPAFIIGGALAIIALSAVWFLCPKIEPLKPKDY, via the coding sequence ATGCAAATAGGTAAGAAAATAAATGGCTTAAGATGGTGGGTAGTTGGGCTTGTGGCTCTAGCCGCAATTATAAATTATATAGATAGACAAGCTTTTGGAGCATTATGGCCAGATATTGCCAATGACTTATTTCCTGAAATGGATAAGGATGGTCATAAAGCCATTTACGGTACTATATCAACCGTTTTTATTCTATCCTATGCTGGAGGCCAAGCACTTTTTGGTAAAATTTTTGATTGGATCGGCACCAGATTGGGTTTTGCACTTTCTATTGGTGTATGGTCTATTGCTACAATGTTGCATGCATTCGCACAGGGCATGTTAAGTTTTTCAATCTTCAGATCTATATTAGGGATTGCAGAAGCTGGAAACTGGCCTGGTGCTGCTAAAGCAAACGCAGAATGGTTTCCAACTACAGAGAGAGCACTTGCACAGGGAATCTTCAATTCAGGAGCAGCGATAGGAGGTATAGTGGCCTATCCAATTATTGGATTGTTAGCTGTTTATTTTGATTGGAAAGCCATATTTATTGTGGTGGCTGTACTCGGATTCCTATGGCTAATTCCTTGGTTTTATGTGGTTAAAAGTCCACCGAAAACTCATCCATGGCTAACAGATGATGAAAAAAAGTATATCTTATCCGGACAAAGAAACCAAGATATTAATGAGGATGGAACTTATGATCAAGGATATGCGCCTAGTACTGGCGAATTGTTTAGTCATAAAGAGAGTTGGGGAGTTGTAATCGCTTCTGCTGCAATTGATCCCATTTGGTGGCTATTTATTGTCTGGATACCGATTTATTTGTCAGAAGTTTTCGGAATGGATGTTAAGGAAATAGCGTTCTCAGCTTGGGTACCCTATGTTGGTGCAATGATCGGAGCTATCTTTGGTGGTTTACTTGCCAAAAACAGAATAAAAGCAGGATGGACTGTAGATAAAACTCGGAAAATGACCATCACTCTGGGGTGTTTAATTATGATTCCTTGCTTCTTCTTGCTTAAAGCTCCTGCGTCAGCAATGAGCGCCGTACTTATCATGGCGGTTTTGTTATTCGGATTTCAAATAGCAATCGGAAATATACAAACATTGCCGAGTGATCTATTCAGCGGAAAAATAGTCGGTACATTATCTGGCTTTTCTGGTATGGCAGCCAAATTAGGCGCAGCAGGTCTTACTTATGTAGTTGCATTCATAACAACTGGAGGAAACTACACGCCTGCATTTATAATCGGTGGAGCATTAGCGATAATAGCACTTTCTGCCGTCTGGTTCTTATGTCCAAAAATTGAACCGTTAAAACCTAAAGATTATTAG
- a CDS encoding sugar kinase has product MKKVVTFGEIMLRLAPQGFLRFSQANNFDAIYGGGESNVAVSLANYGVPVDFVTRLPKNDIGECAMMEMRKRGVGVDKIIYGGDRLGIYFLETGAVSRGSKVVYDRAHSAISEIEPGMVDWKAVFKDVAWFHWTGITPAISQGAADACLEAVKVASDMGVTISTDLNYRAKLWTFCDDKHREKIMTELTSYCDVVLGNEEDAEKHFGIHPEGLDVHKHGHDVKAEAFLSVCKQMMEKFPRAKKVITTLRGSISASHNTWAGVLYDGKKMYETRQYQITDIVDRVGGGDSFMGGLIYGLLKYPEDDQNALDFAVAASCLKHTIKGDANLVTVSEVEKLMGGDASGRVAR; this is encoded by the coding sequence ATGAAAAAAGTAGTCACTTTTGGAGAAATTATGCTAAGATTAGCACCACAAGGTTTTTTAAGATTTTCACAAGCAAATAATTTTGATGCCATTTATGGTGGCGGAGAATCTAACGTAGCTGTGTCTTTGGCCAACTACGGAGTTCCTGTAGATTTTGTAACCCGTTTGCCAAAAAATGATATTGGTGAATGTGCCATGATGGAAATGCGTAAAAGAGGTGTTGGAGTAGATAAAATTATTTATGGAGGAGACCGATTAGGTATTTATTTCTTAGAAACTGGTGCAGTTAGTCGAGGATCCAAAGTCGTATACGATAGAGCACATTCTGCAATTTCAGAAATTGAACCAGGAATGGTCGATTGGAAAGCAGTATTCAAAGATGTAGCTTGGTTCCATTGGACAGGTATTACACCTGCAATTTCACAAGGTGCAGCAGATGCATGTTTAGAAGCTGTAAAAGTGGCTAGTGATATGGGCGTAACTATTTCTACGGATTTAAATTACAGAGCTAAACTTTGGACATTTTGTGATGACAAGCACAGAGAAAAAATAATGACTGAATTAACATCGTATTGTGATGTTGTTTTAGGAAACGAAGAAGATGCTGAAAAGCACTTTGGTATTCATCCAGAAGGCTTAGATGTTCACAAGCACGGACACGATGTAAAGGCGGAAGCATTTTTATCCGTTTGTAAGCAAATGATGGAGAAATTCCCAAGAGCTAAAAAGGTAATTACAACATTGAGAGGTTCTATTTCTGCATCTCATAATACTTGGGCAGGAGTTCTATACGATGGTAAAAAAATGTACGAAACACGTCAATATCAAATCACTGATATTGTAGATAGAGTAGGTGGTGGAGATTCATTTATGGGTGGATTAATTTACGGATTATTGAAATATCCTGAAGATGATCAAAATGCATTGGATTTCGCAGTTGCTGCCTCCTGTTTAAAGCACACTATTAAAGGTGATGCCAACTTAGTAACAGTTTCTGAAGTAGAAAAATTAATGGGTGGAGATGCCTCTGGACGTGTAGCACGATAA
- a CDS encoding PKD domain-containing protein, which yields MKNKMNIFRKTTLLLLTLIATSSVLVSCVGDELFRDDLPDANSKADTVPPSANFSYASDQEDFRIVNFTDLSIEANTYLWDFGGGVTSNLKDPSHTFAGVGTYPVSLTASDSNGQSSTITIDVEVIDQLVPIFQCPSFECSPRTPWAGNGGETSTFTGSSGPTPPDGSTGAKLSSSSQWLDQTILVSPATTYTITFWHVSVPGSTNSGALLIQDADSGQNFVNEDIPASATSGQYYEISYTFTTGSETENLRFRLDYAGFELRVDLISIQ from the coding sequence ATGAAAAATAAAATGAATATTTTCCGTAAAACAACATTGCTGCTGTTAACTTTAATTGCAACATCTAGTGTTTTGGTTAGCTGTGTCGGTGATGAACTTTTTAGAGATGATTTACCAGATGCAAATTCAAAGGCAGATACAGTGCCTCCATCTGCAAATTTTAGCTATGCATCGGATCAAGAGGATTTTAGAATCGTCAATTTTACAGATCTTTCTATTGAAGCTAATACGTATTTATGGGATTTTGGTGGAGGAGTAACTTCTAATTTGAAAGATCCATCACATACCTTTGCCGGAGTAGGGACTTACCCTGTTAGTCTAACTGCCAGTGATTCTAATGGTCAGTCATCAACAATTACAATTGATGTAGAAGTTATAGATCAATTAGTGCCAATATTTCAATGTCCTAGTTTTGAATGCAGTCCTAGAACACCTTGGGCAGGAAACGGAGGGGAAACAAGTACTTTTACAGGGTCTTCAGGTCCAACGCCTCCAGATGGCAGTACAGGTGCTAAACTATCTAGTAGTTCGCAATGGCTGGATCAAACTATATTAGTAAGCCCTGCTACAACCTATACAATTACTTTTTGGCATGTAAGTGTTCCTGGTAGTACCAATAGTGGTGCGCTTTTAATTCAAGATGCAGATAGTGGACAAAATTTCGTTAATGAAGATATTCCAGCCTCTGCTACTTCTGGACAGTATTATGAGATATCATACACATTTACAACAGGGTCTGAAACAGAGAATTTGAGATTTAGACTTGACTATGCAGGTTTTGAATTGAGAGTTGATTTAATTAGTATTCAATAA